The Chondrinema litorale genome includes the window ATCATCCAACTTTTCTATAGCTTCATTTCCCGAATCTGTCGCTAATAAGGCAATCGCCCAATAGAAATTATCTATAGTAGAAATATCTGTTGCAGGAGTTTGCTCAAAAAGTGAAACTGCCTTTTCGTAATCTCTATTTTGGTAGGCTTTCATTGCATCAGACATTTCATTATTTTCATCTGCAGAGCGAAAAGCATCTACCTGATAAGGCTCGAAATAGGCTACAAATAATTGATCGCCAGAATAAGTCTGAGTTTTATTTAATAGAAAGATTAAGCCCAACAACATAACAAAAACCACCGAAGCAGCAATGCCAAATCGCAAATAGTTCGCATTAATTATCTTCTTATTTTCGGCTTCAAACTGATCTGGATTTTGTAAGTTTTCTAAAGTATTTATGAGTTGCTGGTAATGCTCATCTCCTAAAGAAGACGCCATTTCTTTATGCATCAACACTTCTTTTTTTAATGCTTTATCTTGTTGCATTTTTTGCTCAAACTCGGCATGTTCAGCTTCGATTAATTCTTTATTCAGGTATTTTTCAATCTGCTCGTATAAAGATGATTTTTCGCTCATCTGCTTCTTATTTAAAATTTTAATTCTTTAAAATATGGATCGTTTTTAATAGCAACAATTAGTTTTTCCTTGCATTCAAATTTCCTTTTCTTCACATATTTCTCAGTGATATTGAGCTTAACAGCAATCTCTTTCATCTTCACTTTCGCAAAAAACATTTTCAAAATACTTTGGCATTGCTCACCTAAATTGAGAAAATGTTTGCGATATATTTTTTCCCTTAAAACTTCTGTTAGTACATCTTCTATCTGCTCTTCTAACAACATGTTTTCATCTTCGTTTACCTCCACATTAAGCTCTCTTTTGTCTCTTATTTTAGTTAACCACATGTTTCTACAAATAGCTATTATAAAAGAGTTTAATGAAACAGTTAAGACCAAATCATTGGCTTTTACTTTTTTGTACAAAACCAGTATAGCATTTTGAAAAACATCTTTTGCATCTGATTCTGTACCACCTCTTTGCTTAATAAATGAGATTACTCCAGATTGGTATGCATCATACATTTGTTGAATTAAGGCTCTATCTGCTTTTAAAAGACCTTCTAATAATTCTTGCTCCCTTTTATTTAAAGTCTTCAGCATAATATTTCTTTATAGCCCAAAAGGTTACCCAAACAAATAATAATTTCTAAACCATAATTCAATCTTACAAACTTAATACTCAGTAAAATTTATTAACTTGAAATAGCCCAATAATCTTTTTAAAAAAAAATTGAAGATTTGGGGGTAACCTTTCTTTATGTAATGCAATCAGCTTTTACAGCATATCGGAATTAATTTTTCCTGTGCGAGAATTCTACTAACGATAAAAGCACATTGGTAAAACCAACCAATACTAGTAATCCAATCTACATTATACCTGCTATGTATTTTAATCTGTCTGATTTAAAAAAATATGACTGCATACAGAAAATGCTTACTAATAGTAGTGCTGTTTACATTCTTCAAATTCAATGCTGATGCACAAGGTGGTTATCCTTATTTAGAAGTTGGCGGTGGATTTGGCTTCTGGAAACAATCTTTACAATCTGAATTTGACTCAAAACAAATTCCCTTTTACGGTTTTGTCGAATATGGAAATACGCTAAGTAAATTACAATATGGCTTAGGCATAAATATGCATGCTGGTTTTAGTTTCGAGAACTTTACCTTGCAACCACAATTTGCTGAGTTATATGTAAAATATACTTTAGCAACCCTCGACAAAGTAAATAACAATTTCCAACTTTTCGGGAAAATTGGTGGTGCATTTTGGCAAACCACTCTTACAGATTTAGGCAAACCCGGAATCGTAAACTTTGAGCACAAAGAAGAAAATGCGAACGGACTCGGTATGGTAGCGGGAACTGGCTTGGCCATTCATGCAGGAAAGTTAACCGTTGCGCCTTTGTTAAGCATCTTTTTAGGCGGACAAGGCGAATACCTTGCAGGTCAGTTTGAGAAGCAAAACATCAATGTGGGCTATTATCAGGCTGCCATTCAGTTTAGCTATAGATTTTATCTCAAAAAAGGAGCAACTGACAATCAAAAAATTATATGCCCTCCATCAATTAAGATTTCCAGATGAAAAAATTTACACTTACACCAACTTACCAGTTTAGTATACTCTTTTTTATTGCTTTTTTCTTTACACAATGTGAGCTTGTAAAAGAAGATGAATTTGAACCTTACGATATTTTTGAAGAGGAAAATGTAGACGATCTTACCAATGGTAAAAACCTAGATGATTTAATAATTGATGGAGATGTAGTTGTACTACCTGTAGAAAATATTTGTAGTAATAACCGCCTTTTTGTAAATGGTGAACGCATCAATTCCAATGAACTAGGCTATAAAATTAAAGGAACCATTTTTTCTGAATCTTCAATTGGCAATGTGGCAGTAACCAGTGGTGAGTTTGATCTTATTAGAGACACAGAAGGTAATGTAATTTCTTTTGAAGGATATGGAAATGCGCAAATTCCCAATGCAGGTTTCTTAAATGATGTAGTAGTAATGGCTGATATTTATGGCTCGCAAACTACTTATGCTGCGGCTTCTTTATTTAAAGAAGATAATCCCAAACTGCCTTTTATAGACGAGCAGTGTTATTTCAATTTTAACTTAGATCCAATAGACAATTCTGGTATAGAAGAAGACGAAGCCATCTCTAGTATAAGAAAGTCTTTCTTCAATTTTGGTAGTATTTTTTATAACCCAACCGATCCGGCAGTTTTATTTCATGGTGATGTTTTGATAGAAAATGTAGATCAAAGACAAGATCAACCAGATAACAATAAAGCCCAACCAGTTGACTCCAAAAACAGCAAAACAAAAAAATTCAAACTCAAGCCCGGATTCAAAATGATTTCTGATGTAGGTGTAGGTATTTCTCTAAATAGAAACTTTGCCTATACACCTCTAACTTTTAGTAATGAACTTGAAACTAAAGTAGGAGGCACAAACTTCGAAGCATTCAATGGTTCATTTTATCTTTCCGGTCGTATACCTCTTGGTCAATACCCATTAGAGTTTGAAGGTGAAACAGTTTTTTATGGTGGCCCCTCTCCTCTCGGTATTCTAGATTTATTTAGCAATGGGCTAGATCAAGGTTTATATCAGCAAGGTGTAAACGGAAAATTATTTTTCGACCATGCATTACTTTCTTTGTTCCCAACAGATTTAAGTATGGAATTAGGCAGAGCTAGCTTACAATTAAATGCAAACCCTAGTAATCCATTTCTCCGATTTGCTGGCGAATACGATATTGATCCTTTGGTGTTTTTCAGAAAGTTATTGGGCGAAAGTGCTGTACAATATATCCCATCCATTGCTAGAACTGGGCAAATGTATGTGAGTATTGGGAAGTTAGAAGATTGGGAGTTTTATATGATGAATGATATTCAATTAAGAATTGCTGGATTAGATAATCAATCATTAAGTAAATCTTATTTCCATTTTACACCTGAGCAAATTGAAATAGGTGGCGAAACTAATCTACCCTTTGGTTTAGCAGGAATTGAAGTAAAAGGCTACCTACAAAACGATGGTTCTTTCTTATTAAGTGGCAATGCCAATGTAGATGTAGACTTTGGAGATGGAGTTTCTCTAAATGGAGATTTAACACTTGAAGTCTCAAACTCAGGAGCCTTTTTAAGTGGCGAATTAACACTGCCGGGAGCCGTTGCTGGTATCTCAGTGAAAGGGCACATTACTAAAGATGAAATCTATTTAGAAGGTGAAGGAAATGTAAATATTACTTTCGGCCCGAATGCAACTTTAGCATCTAATCTACATGTAAAAGCATCGAGCTCAGAAGGTATCTTTATTGATGGTTTCTTAAAAACACCAATGCAAGTGGCAGAGGTAGCAGTGAGTGGAGAAATTTCGGCAAGAGGTTTAGCACTATCTGGCATGATTAGCGGTAAACTAGATTATGGCCCGGCAGCACTTCAATCTAACCTTACTTTAGATGCATCAACTTGGGGTGGTGCAAAACTTAGTGGCATGATCGATGTTCCTTTACAAATTATAGGTGGTGAACTAGAAGCATATGGAGAAATCTTAACTGCTAATACTTTTAAATTAGGAGCAAGCACAAGAGTTACCTTAGGTTTTGAAAGTTTCGCTTCTGTCTCGCCAATGGTAAACTTTGCCTTCTCACAAGATGAAATTGAAATAGCTGCGGAAGCGGAGTTCTGTGCAGTAGATGCATGTACTACGGCTGGGCTTAAGTTCAATCCAAATTGGGCAACAGGCGATGTAGAAATTTGTGTTACTCCATTTGCAGTTGAGCTCTGTTTGTAAACAATTAAAATACGATTTAATGGTATTCCCTTAAAATTTTCTATTTTTAGTTAGGTTAAAAAATTTTTGAACCTTTCAGGTTATTTTTTGAGGAATACCATTATCAATATGCTGCGAAGAAAACTCACAGTTGTTACCATTTTTTCATCTGTCTTTTTGTTTTACTCCTACTGTATTGTAGCTCAAAACAAAAACTCCATCCAGCTTGCAGATAGTTTAATCAAAGAAGAAAATTACAAAGAAGCCGCTGAGATTTTAGAACATGAGCTAAAAGGCTCACCAAGTTCAGAACATCAAATATCACTATTAAATAAACTGGGTAATTGCTATTACAGTGATGGTAAATATGCTTTAGCAAAAACCCAACTTGAGAAAGCGTTTGGCCTAGCAAAAACACATGCGACACCCGATCTTTTTGCGTCCATCCAATACGATTACGGGAAAGCACTAAGCAGAACTTCGACTTATAGTGAAGCCGAAAAACAACTTAAATCCGCTTTGGCATTTTGGAAGAAAAACCCTGAAAAATGCAGCGAAGAAATTAGTAATTGCTTAGATGCGCTTGGGGCTATGCATATGGCTCTACATCAATTAGATAAATCTGAAAAGTATCTATTAGAAGCACTCGAAATAAGACAAAGCAAATTTGGAGAAGACCATCTAGCAGTTGCCAGTATTAAAGTCTCTTTGGGAAATGTTTATTCTCTTACAGGTGATTATGAAAAAGCAGAACAAAACTTTTTGGAATGTCTAAAAATTAGAGAGGTACAACTCACTACTCCACATATTTTATTAGGTTCTGTAAACTATAACTTGGGAGTATTGATGAGTAGAACTGGGCGAGTGGCAGAGGCAAACAACTATTTATATAAGGCGCTTGAAATATATACCAAATTATCTCCAGAACATCCTAGAACTGGTGATGCTTATCTGGCAAATGGTCAATTAAAAGTGAACTTAGGCGACTATAAAACAGCCCATAATTACTTTCTAAAAGCACTCAATATCTTTAAAAATGCCTATGGTGAAAAACAAGAAAGAGTAGGCACAATGTATAACTTAATAGCCAATATTTACAGGTTACAAGGAGATTATGAACAGGCAAGAAATTACGCAGAAAGAGGTCTGGAAATTACCAAGTCTGTAGTTGGTGAAAAACACGATCGTGTAGCTTCTGGCTTAACTACTTTAGGAGATATTTCGGCTGATGCTAAAAATTACGATACTGCTTTAAATGCTTATCAGCAAGCACTAAGAATTAGAGAAAACATCTATGGAGAAAATCATATTCGCACTGCCTTTATTTATTATCTAATTGGCCAAACCTATAGAGAGGCAGATCAACCTAAAGCAGGTATCCCCTACCTCAAAAAAGCCATTCAAGTTTACCGTAACAAAAACATGGAAGGCACAGAAGATATCTCTAATGTATATGCCGCAATGGGTCTGGTATTACTCGATGATGGAGACCTAGCAAATGCAAAAAAATACATTCAATTAGATCATCAAATATTAAAAGACACTTATGGAAATACACACCCCTATTTAGCAGATAATTACAGAAGTATGGGTTTGTGGTATTTAAAAATACAAGAGCCAGACTCAGCGATTGTTATGTTTCACGAAGGGCTCAAAGCCATGTGTTTAGATTTTGATACTTCAGATATTTTGGCGTTTCCTCCACTTAGCAATGTGCTTGACCAATATGAATATCTCGATATAATGATTAGAAAAGCTGATGTTCTTGCCAGTTTCAATAATCCAAATTATCAACTCACTGCATTAGAATATTACCAACTTTGCACTAAACTCGCTGAGCAAATCAGAAATAAATATCAGAGCAAAGGCTCCAAATTGTTCTTCCAACAAACAGTAAATCCAATTTTTAAACAAGGTTTCCAATTGGCCTATTCATTATATAAACAAACTAAAAAGGATGTTTACCTAGAAGCTGCTTATGAATTTGCAGAGAAAAGTAAAGCCGGTTTACTTACTGCTTCTATCCAGAAAATCTCAGAATATCCTATAGCTGGTATCCCAAAAACACTCCGCAATCAGATAGATTCTTTGCAATCAAAAATTAATGCAACGGAACAGTTGGTAAACGATGAACAGCTCTGGCCATCTGATAATAGTGGGGAGCAACTCAAAACATTAAAAAAAGATCAAATTGATATACAAAGCTCTTATGATTCGCTCTTGTTAATCACTAAAAATCAATACCCAAAATATTTTGAATTTAATTCTGAAACCCAGATTGCCAGTATTTCAGAGATTCAACAAAATTTGCCAAACACGAAAACTACTCTTATCGAATATTTTATTTCTGATAGTATACTATATGCTTTTTCTATTACTAAAGATAAGGTTAATATTTCTGAGCATTCTTGGAATGCTAATGACGAAATGGCTATTAAAAATCTGCGACAAAGACCCGATGCTATTCCATGGTTACAAAATCCATCTGGACTTACAATAGAATATACCCAACGCAGTGAATTACTATTTAAAACTTTAATTACAGAGGATATATTAAAAGCAGAAAAGTTAATCATTATTCCGCATGGTATACTCTCCTACTTGCCTTTTGAAAGTTTATGTAAAAACAAGGTTGATGATTTTAAGAAGGCTAACTTTTTAGTTGAAACAGTTATGATTAGTTATGCATACTCAGCTACTTTGTGGCTTTCTGCTAACAACCAAACTGTAAATGATAATGCTCAGTTATTAGGTATCGCTCCCGATTATAGTGAGTTTCAAATAGCCAGCAACGAAGTAAGTGAAGAATTAAATTTTAGAGGAGCGCTATCACCTCTTGAATTTAATGTTACTGAACTTGAGAAAATTGCCAATTATTTCCCAGCGAACATATTAAATGGCACAGCTGCAACTGAAGAAAACTTTAAAGAGTTAGCCCCACAGGCTAACATTCTACATATGGCCATGCATGCTTTGGTAAGCGACAGTTTACCTTTAGAATCTAGCTTACTCTTTTCCTACAATTCTACAAGTAGTAAAGAAGATGGCAAACTGCATGCTTACGAATTATATAATATGAAATTACCTGCTTCTTTGGCTGTTCTTAATGCTTGCAATACAGGCTTCGGAAAGTTACAAGCAGGAGAAGGTGCCATGAGTTTAGCTCATGCATTTAGTTATGCGGGTTGTAACAGTATAATTATGAGTTTATGGCCAGCAGAAGATAAAGGAAGTGCAGCTATAATCCAGTATTTTTATAAGCACCTAGCAGATGGGCAAGCAAAAGACAAGGCATTGCAACAAGCCCAAATTGACTTTATAAATACTACAGATCCCACTCATTTACATCCTTATTATTGGACTCATTTAGTTGCTGTTGGAGATATGTCACCTTTGAATATGAAAAACCGTACGCTTAAGCTATTATCTTTTATTCTTCTATCCGTACCTTTTGGAATTTATCTATATAAGATTATAAAAATTAAGTTCGACTGATTTTACATATAACATTACATAACAAAATACACCCTTTTTATAGCATTGATTTATCAAATTTCCTATTAATGCCTTAAAATAACAATATGCACATAGTACTTTTGAATAAATTCCCCAAATTTCTTTTATTCGATAATACTAATATTCTGACATATTTGTGTTTTTTCATATATTAATGAAAATACCCAATTCTCTTACTTTCAATCATTTGCATCTAGAAAACCTTCTATTTCACGTACTGTTTTCAGCTTATAATTGGCCTTATTATCAATAAATACGTCTTATAAAGCATGAAATTACACGTAAAATAAAATTTCAATAAAACACTGATTATCAAATTATTACTATTTTAAGATAATTTAAATCCAATATTTTATAATATAAGTATGGCAATTGTTATTATAAATAATAATTAACGCTAAAACTATATGCATATCTTACCTCAAGCTATTACATACTTAGTAATGGTATTATTAGCTATATTGAACTTTTCCAATATGAGTCTCGCTCAGTGTAGCTCTTGTGATGAAACTTATTCAGCACCAGGAACAACTAATATTTCACTAAGTAGTAATAATAAAACTTACTGTATTACTGGTTCTGGTGAATATAGCGGAAATGTAACTCTTTCAGGTAGTAATTCTTTTTTATGTATTGATGAAGATGTTGTGCTTACAGGTGATATAGAAATAACAAAATCTAATTCTACATTAAATAATTATGGTACAGTAACTACAAACTCACTTTCTTTTAGTGGTACTGTTAATAATTATGGCTATATGCAGATAAATGGAACTATGACAGTTGAAAGCAGTGGTAACTTAAATAACTATAATGAAACATATGGTGCACTGAAAATAAACGGTGATTTATTTGTAAATAGTGGGGCTGATATGACAGTACAAGGAACAGTAGTAATTAATGGCGATGTTACTATTGATGGTGAGGTAAATCTAGAAGGTGCTGGACTAGATATAGATGGTGATTTAACTGTAAAGGGAAAAATTACTGGTGACCCTGGAGCTAGTGGATGTAACGGAATTGCATATACTGGCTCAGGTACTCTAGAAAGTGGTAGCAAACTTACTGATTTAGATATATGTAATACTGATTCACCTGCAGATACAGATGAAACTGGTACAGGTGTTTCTCAATGTAATTGTTCTGCCTTACTTCCTGTTGAATATGTAAGTTTTACGGCTACTTATTTACCTTATGAGGAAACCACCAAAGTAAGTTGGATTACTTCGAGTGAATCGCAAAATGATTACTTTGTAGTAGAGCGATCTTATGATGGCTATACATTCGATGAAATAGGTACTGTAAACTCTGTAGCAACCACTCAGGCTGAATATACTTATAACTTTTTTGATAAAACACCTCTTTCTGGTTTAGCTTATTTTAGATTAAAACAGGTAGATAAAGATGGGAATAGCAGCTTATCTAAAGTGGTTGTAGTTAAGAATTATACCGATTCTGACTTTAGCATGGAAGTTACTCTCATAAGTGAAAACATGCTTCAGATCTCTCTAAACCAACCTGATTTTGAAGGCAATGTTCAAGTTTATGATATAATAGGAAAGACTTTGTATAACAGTTCAATTGAATCATATACAAACAGTTTCGATATTCAAATTAATAATCTAAGCTTAGGGAATATGTATGTGGTTATCCTGAGAAGTACAAGCTTTTCTATTTCAAAGAAAATTTTTATTCCTTAATTCAATTAGGTTTATATCAATAGGGTTAGAAAAAATCCCGACTTGAAATGCAAATTCAAGTCGGGATTTTTTATTTCTTATAATACATGCTGAGCTAGCACTTTTTGTAAATCATAAATATTTACACTACTATTAAATTTCTTTACAATACTTGGTTCATCTTCGCTCGAAATCCAGATTTTCAGTTCCGCATCCAAATCAAAATGACCCGAAGTTTCTATACTAAACCTAGAAATACTTTTATAACCTATAGAGAGATATTCTCTTTTTTTACCAGTAACACCTTGTTTGTTAATTAAGATGAGGCGCTTGTTTGTGAAAATAAATAAGTCTCTAATTAACTTAAAGCCTAGTTCTACAGACTCATTATCACAAAGTAAATTACTATATTCCTCGTTAAGTTCTTCTGGCTCTACCACTCCGGCATTACCCAATAAACCTGAAAAAAGTCCCATATTAGTTAAATTTAAAATATGTTTTAATGTGAAAATCTGGTTGAATTAACCAGAATGTATTGCTACTTTTTAGTAGTAATTCGATCTATTTAATTACAGTTTATAGCAAATAATTTTTATAAATAAATACTTAAAAAGCCATTCTTAATTAGAAGCTACCTTGCCTTCATTTTGTTTTAAAACACCCTACTATTATTTAAATTCAATCTATAATAAGAGGCTCAATTGTAATTTTAAATGATTCAATCTAACTTGAAAATAAAAAATTTGCACAACTGAAATTATGAAAAAGTTTTTATTACCAGCTGCTTTAGCACTTAGTTGTACTTTTTCTTCTTGTAAACATGATACTCAGTCTCATGGAGAACATCATAAAGCAGCACAAGATAGTAGCACTCACTCACATGGAAAGGCAAATGAATATATGCACCAAAGTAATTTGGACGAATTGGTAAAAAGATTCGAGTCGCCAGAACGAGACGCTTACCAACAACCACAAAAAGTAATGGAATACCTTGGCGATATTTCTGGCGAAAAAATAATGGATTTAGGCGCGGGTACTGGGTACTTCACTTTTAAACTGGCTGATGCTGGAGCTCAAGTAATCGCCGCTGATGTTGATGATCAATTTCAGCAATATATTAAGCATAAAAAAAAGGAACTCGATTTATCTGATGAGCAAATTAGCTTGCGTAAAATCCCTTATGATGATCCTCTACTTGAGTCTGGTGAAGTAGACAAAGTTTTGCTGGTAAATACTTATCACCATATCGAAAACAGAGTAGATTATTTTGCCAAAGTACTCAAAGGTTTAAATGAAGATGGTGAACTAATTATAATTGATTTTATTGAGGGAGACTTACCTGTTGGCCCTCCTGCCGACCATAAAGTTGATAAATCTGATATTATTGAAGAATTAAAAAAAGCAGGCTTTACAAACTTTGATGTGAATGATGATCTGTTAGAATATCAATTCATTATTAAGACAAACTAATTTGAAATTTTAGAGGTTTTTTCAAGCTAATTTTTCACTTCAATTCTATTGATAAACTCCTCGTTAAATACCTTTTAAAGGTAAATAAATGATTTTCTAATAGAATTTGCAGAAGATCACCTTTTCATATTAAACCCTTAAAATCCCTTTACTTAAAGGGATTTTTTATTTCTTCAATTTTTTGATGTCTTTGATATTTGACTCAGGTGGCAACTCTTCTGGTTTAATATCTTGATCCGTTAAATGTTTTCTTATCGCTTTATTCTGTTCCTCATGCTCTTTTGATATCTCATCTTCTCCCTTCAAATCTTTTTTTATCACATGGTGATTACTCAACTCAGTAGCAAAGTCTTTCCCTTTTAATAAAAGATTATTCATATAATCATCAGGACTTTCATCTTCCTTAACTTCATACTTTTGGTTCATGTCTACTCCATCAAACAATGCTTTATCTCCTGCATCTAAAACTCTTATAAATCCTTCTTCACCCACTCCCCTATCTTTTACATTTTCAAAGAATCGATTTTGCGTTTCTTTCAACTTTTTATGCGCAGCCAAGCGCTTGTTGTTTTTCTCATCAATAACATTGGCCCCTACCTTTGCCAACCAGCGTTTAAATGGCTCCGCTTTTGGCGAAGGAACCGACTGAATAATTCTGAGTAAAGCTTCTTGGTTGGCACAATCAGTCGCATATTTTCTCCCATTAGCAACTGGCAATTTCAACTGTACACAAATTGTGGACAGTTCAATTCCTGTTCTATTTTGCTCTCTTGTTTTAAGCGTACTCCAATAGTTGCGCGGATTGTTACTATCTGTTAAAACGGCAATTACATCTACTACAGAAAAATACCATTGCCCATCATGATAGATGGATCTGATTTGTTTAGACTCAAAAAGTTTAACTTCATCCATATCTCCAATATAAGATTCACGAAAATTAAAAACAAAATAGACACAAGAAGAAAAGTAGAATTATCTACTTACCTTCATATCTATCACAAAAGTCAGTGAGCACTCTATCTATTAAATGACCATGTCTATCTATACCTTCTTTTCGAGCTATCTTTTTTACTCTGTTATATAGATCTGTTTTTATTTTGATAGAAGAATATTTGTCTTGCTTTTTATCTTCTTTAAGATCGTTTAGGATTGAATCAACTTCACCTAAACCTCTCTTCTTAGCAACAGGTTTTTTAGTAGTTGTTTTGGCAGTAGTAGTTTTTTTATCTTTTACTTCTGTTTTACTTTCTACTTTTGGTTCAGGTTTTTCTTCAACAACTACTGTACTTACTGGCTCATCTTCCTTTTCAACTGGTGCAGATTCCATCAGTTTTCTTTTGTTTATCAGATTGCCAACTAGGTCAGATTTATTTCTTTTTGCCATTTTTTATTCTTTTATTTTATCCAACAATTCATTAAAGTATAGATTAAACTCATCTTCTTTTTCTTTTGGATCAACCAAATCATAGAAGGTAGACTTGTCTCTTTTGTATCTTACTAGGTTAGAAATATGCGTGTCGAACAATTCCATTCCTGCAATACCTTGTAAAGCTTCAAGGTGTTTATGCTCCAAACTTCTGTCCTTTTTATTTACAACACCAAAAACTTTCAACTCAAAACCTTCTTTTATTTTGTCTTCTCTAATTGGTGGAATAATTTCTAGAAAATCGATTGTAGATTGGATATCAAATGAAGAAGCAATTATAGGAACAACAATAAAATCTGATATTGTCATGATAAGAGGTACCTCTTCTCCTTCCATTTTACCGGGTGTATCTACCAATACATAATCGTATTTATTTTCAATTTGCTGAATAAGCTTATGAAATCGAAGTAATGGAATGTCACTAGCATTCTTTTTAGACCAGCTAAAGCCAATTATTTCATAAAAGCTACCATTTCCTTGCTCCATCTCTTTTTCTTCATCTCTGAGGCCTAAAATTGATGTTTGCAAATCAGCATCTATCACCAATACCTTTTTTCCTGTTCTATGATGTAAAGATGAAGCTGTAAGCAACAGTAAAGTGGATTTACCTACGCCACCTTTTCTGTTCATAAATGATATTATCGTTGCGCTCATTTTAGAATTTAATATTTATACTCTTTAATACTTTTCCTTAATTCTACCTTTCTTCTTTTCTATTACTCTCGAAAACTTCTTTTCTTTTTATAGAAGAATCAAATCCGATAACTTACTACTTCTCCTTCTTTCTACAAATATATACTTCTAATTAAAGAATAGAAGAATTTTATACTTAACTCTATTTACACTTAGAGTAATTACTACCTTCTATTAAGAGAGAAGTATATATATAGAAACACCCACTTTTATACAACAGTAAACTACTACACACCTACATTATTACTATTCTTCATTAAGATATGTGTAAGAAAAGATAATTACACAAATAGAATACATCACTTGTATATATTAACACAAGTATAAATGTATTTTAGAAGAAAAACCACTATTCTATAAAGAAACTTTTCTACAATAGAAATTTCTTTAAGTAGAAAGAA containing:
- a CDS encoding RNA polymerase sigma factor; the encoded protein is MLKTLNKREQELLEGLLKADRALIQQMYDAYQSGVISFIKQRGGTESDAKDVFQNAILVLYKKVKANDLVLTVSLNSFIIAICRNMWLTKIRDKRELNVEVNEDENMLLEEQIEDVLTEVLREKIYRKHFLNLGEQCQSILKMFFAKVKMKEIAVKLNITEKYVKKRKFECKEKLIVAIKNDPYFKELKF
- a CDS encoding CHAT domain-containing protein, translating into MLRRKLTVVTIFSSVFLFYSYCIVAQNKNSIQLADSLIKEENYKEAAEILEHELKGSPSSEHQISLLNKLGNCYYSDGKYALAKTQLEKAFGLAKTHATPDLFASIQYDYGKALSRTSTYSEAEKQLKSALAFWKKNPEKCSEEISNCLDALGAMHMALHQLDKSEKYLLEALEIRQSKFGEDHLAVASIKVSLGNVYSLTGDYEKAEQNFLECLKIREVQLTTPHILLGSVNYNLGVLMSRTGRVAEANNYLYKALEIYTKLSPEHPRTGDAYLANGQLKVNLGDYKTAHNYFLKALNIFKNAYGEKQERVGTMYNLIANIYRLQGDYEQARNYAERGLEITKSVVGEKHDRVASGLTTLGDISADAKNYDTALNAYQQALRIRENIYGENHIRTAFIYYLIGQTYREADQPKAGIPYLKKAIQVYRNKNMEGTEDISNVYAAMGLVLLDDGDLANAKKYIQLDHQILKDTYGNTHPYLADNYRSMGLWYLKIQEPDSAIVMFHEGLKAMCLDFDTSDILAFPPLSNVLDQYEYLDIMIRKADVLASFNNPNYQLTALEYYQLCTKLAEQIRNKYQSKGSKLFFQQTVNPIFKQGFQLAYSLYKQTKKDVYLEAAYEFAEKSKAGLLTASIQKISEYPIAGIPKTLRNQIDSLQSKINATEQLVNDEQLWPSDNSGEQLKTLKKDQIDIQSSYDSLLLITKNQYPKYFEFNSETQIASISEIQQNLPNTKTTLIEYFISDSILYAFSITKDKVNISEHSWNANDEMAIKNLRQRPDAIPWLQNPSGLTIEYTQRSELLFKTLITEDILKAEKLIIIPHGILSYLPFESLCKNKVDDFKKANFLVETVMISYAYSATLWLSANNQTVNDNAQLLGIAPDYSEFQIASNEVSEELNFRGALSPLEFNVTELEKIANYFPANILNGTAATEENFKELAPQANILHMAMHALVSDSLPLESSLLFSYNSTSSKEDGKLHAYELYNMKLPASLAVLNACNTGFGKLQAGEGAMSLAHAFSYAGCNSIIMSLWPAEDKGSAAIIQYFYKHLADGQAKDKALQQAQIDFINTTDPTHLHPYYWTHLVAVGDMSPLNMKNRTLKLLSFILLSVPFGIYLYKIIKIKFD
- a CDS encoding PH domain-containing protein — encoded protein: MGLFSGLLGNAGVVEPEELNEEYSNLLCDNESVELGFKLIRDLFIFTNKRLILINKQGVTGKKREYLSIGYKSISRFSIETSGHFDLDAELKIWISSEDEPSIVKKFNSSVNIYDLQKVLAQHVL
- a CDS encoding class I SAM-dependent methyltransferase; this translates as MKKFLLPAALALSCTFSSCKHDTQSHGEHHKAAQDSSTHSHGKANEYMHQSNLDELVKRFESPERDAYQQPQKVMEYLGDISGEKIMDLGAGTGYFTFKLADAGAQVIAADVDDQFQQYIKHKKKELDLSDEQISLRKIPYDDPLLESGEVDKVLLVNTYHHIENRVDYFAKVLKGLNEDGELIIIDFIEGDLPVGPPADHKVDKSDIIEELKKAGFTNFDVNDDLLEYQFIIKTN
- a CDS encoding BRO family protein; translation: MDEVKLFESKQIRSIYHDGQWYFSVVDVIAVLTDSNNPRNYWSTLKTREQNRTGIELSTICVQLKLPVANGRKYATDCANQEALLRIIQSVPSPKAEPFKRWLAKVGANVIDEKNNKRLAAHKKLKETQNRFFENVKDRGVGEEGFIRVLDAGDKALFDGVDMNQKYEVKEDESPDDYMNNLLLKGKDFATELSNHHVIKKDLKGEDEISKEHEEQNKAIRKHLTDQDIKPEELPPESNIKDIKKLKK
- a CDS encoding ParA family protein → MSATIISFMNRKGGVGKSTLLLLTASSLHHRTGKKVLVIDADLQTSILGLRDEEKEMEQGNGSFYEIIGFSWSKKNASDIPLLRFHKLIQQIENKYDYVLVDTPGKMEGEEVPLIMTISDFIVVPIIASSFDIQSTIDFLEIIPPIREDKIKEGFELKVFGVVNKKDRSLEHKHLEALQGIAGMELFDTHISNLVRYKRDKSTFYDLVDPKEKEDEFNLYFNELLDKIKE